One genomic segment of Brassica napus cultivar Da-Ae chromosome A3, Da-Ae, whole genome shotgun sequence includes these proteins:
- the LOC106444631 gene encoding V-type proton ATPase subunit G3-like, translating to MDSLRGQGGIQMLLTAEQEAGWIVSAARTAKLARMKQAKDEAEKEMEVYRSRLEEEYQTQISGTEQEAAAKRLEEETDGRIQNLKESSSKVSKEIVKMLIKYVTTTGA from the exons ATGGATTCATTAAGAGGCCAAGGTGGGATTCAGATGCTTTTAACTGCTGAACAAGAAGCAGGCTGGATCGTTTCAGCTGCTAGAACCG CAAAACTAGCAAGAATGAAGCAAGCAAAAGACGAGgctgagaaggagatggaagtgTATCGGTCCCGATTAGAAGAAGAGTATCAGACACAAATCTCTGGG ACGGAACAAGAGGCAGCTGCAAAACGTTTAGAAGAGGAGACAGACGGCAGGATCCAGAACCTTAAGGAGTCTAGTTCAAAGGTCTCTAAGGAGATTGTCAAAATGCTCATCAAGTATGTTACCACTACTGGAGCATGA
- the LOC106440865 gene encoding pumilio homolog 6, chloroplastic-like, translating into MATENPIRMSGNNERWSNSRPVSVPNRSESAPPSMEGSFLAVDSLLSRQGHDRAAQEPLNTHPNKHNLTRTPSPPVYYPTTEYQLVDSRVGSFRSNQGLSIVNIPIHSPQATLSTHKEVSEDEVSPQQHSVNSVSDRTNVVDTSLSQGLADTRQDGSSSGPTPQHSRPNSSDGEMNTADESGNFSEMSGDVVVKDNPASVGTEKSLDESTIISKMKNTNISGPGTAKHPREQQRNARPERQMYPQQSNVTWIQNGGNMGYQSVNGTTGQFHYGQQHVLHQSPGFTPPTQTGYVTSPAQVYNMQSPGVYSPQYGYGPYTNMIPPHPQFIPGYPSHGSVPLIVRPEYIPQLHGPSAGNVAHRGAESFYAPPGQPSFPDPMYMHYSQQALGHMNAPRGNHKNAPEPHKDESRFVRQMRGPNNSNMGLNYYGVQPNMVQYLPSAPPSPGYVPYVEAYPGWQQQGSLEGTNGPRLCNFLEDLKSGKGRRFGLSDITGHIVEFSADQHGSRFIQQKLENCNPEEKEAVFRELLPHACKLMTDVFGNYVIQKFFEYGTPSQRMELADQLMGQIVPLSMQMYGCRVIQKALDVIEPDQRVRLARELDGEVMRCVRDQNGNHVIQKCIESIHADRVGFMLSAFRGQVSSLSMHPYGCRVIQRLMERCSNEHQCHFITEEILESARVLCKDQYGNYVIQHVLEKGTSEERERIVRKLSGHIVQLSLHKFASNVIEKCLEHGGRIERDLIIKEIAGADESYDSLLMMMKDQYGNYVVQKIFETCSVDQRVVLVSRVRMHASALKKYTYGKHIVTRLEQPFGQESRESRR; encoded by the exons ATGGCAACTGAGAATCCTATTAGGATGTCTGGTAACAACGAAAGATGGTCTAACTCTAGGCCAGTTTCTGTTCCTAACCGAAGTGAAAGCGCGCCTCCTAGCATGGAGGGATCGTTTCTAGCTGTTGATAGTCTCTTGTCACGACAGGGTCACGACAGGGCAGCTCAGGAGCCTCTGAACACTCATCCTAATAAACACAACCTGACCCGCACACCTTCTCCACCTGTTTATTACCCTACTACTGAGTATCAGCTCGTAGACAGTCGTGTAGGTAGCTTTAGAAGTAACCAGGGATTGAGTATAGTCAACATTCCCATTCATTCTCCCCAAGCTACACTTTCTACTCACAAGGAAGTGTCTGAGGATGAAGTCTCTCCTCAACAGCATTCTGTTAATAGTGTTTCAGATAGGACTAATGTGGTGGACACTAGTCTTTCACAAGGCCTGGCAGATACTAGGCAG GATGGTAGTTCTTCTGGTCCAACCCCTCAGCATAGTCGGCCTAACTCTTCAGATGGTGAAATGAACACAGCGGATGAGAGTGGTAACTTCTCGGAGATGTCAGGTGACGTCGTGGTTAAAGATAATCCTGCTTCAGTTGGCACTGAGAAGAGTCTCGATGAGTCTACTATCATCTCCAAGATGAAGAACACTAACATATCTGGGCCCGGGACGGCTAAACACCCTAGAGAACAACAAAGGAATGCAAGGCCAGAAAGGCAGATGTATCCACAACAAAGTAATGTAACATGGATTCAAAATGGCGGCAACATGGGTTATCAGAGTGTTAACGGGACCACGGGACAGTTTCATTATGGTCAGCAGCATGTGCTTCATCAGTCTCCAGGCTTTACACCGCCTACGCAAACGGGTTATGTGACTTCACCAGCTCAAGTCTATAACATGCAGTCTCCTGGTGTCTACTCTCCACAATATGGTTATGGACCGTACACTAACATGATCCCACCACACCCACAGTTCATACCTGGATACCCTTCCCATGGTTCAGTTCCTCTTATTGTCCGTCCAGAATATATCCCTCAGTTACATGGGCCGAGTGCGGGGAATGTAGCTCACAGAGGTGCCGAGAGTTTCTATGCTCCACCAGGGCAACCTTCTTTTCCAGATCCTATGTATATGCACTACAGTCAACAGGCATTAGGACATATGAATGCTCCTAGAGGGAACCATAAGAATGCTCCTGAGCCTCATAAAGATGAGTCCAGGTTTGTCCGGCAAATGAGGGGACCAAATAACTCTAATATGGGTCTTAATTACTATGGAGTCCAGCCAAATATGGTGCAATATCTGCCTAGTGCTCCTCCTTCACCGGGCTATGTTCCCTATGTAGAGGCATACCCTGGATGGCAGCAGCAGGGAAGCTTGGAAGGTACCAATGGTCCGAGATTGTGCAATTTTCTTGAAGATCTGAAGTCTGGAAAAGGCAGGAGGTTTGGTTTATCAGACATCACAGGACACATTGTTGAGTTCAG TGCGGATCAGCACGGGAGCCGATTCATTCAGCAGAAGCTTGAGAACTGTAATccagaagagaaagaagctgTGTTTAGGGAGCTTCTTCCTCATGCTTGCAAACTAATGACAGATGTGTTTGGCAATTATGTCATTCAAAAG TTTTTCGAGTACGGAACCCCATCACAGAGAATGGAACTTGCTGATCAGCTCATGGGACAAATAGTACCACTTAGTATGCAGATGTACGGTTGTCGCGTGATACAAAAG GCACTTGATGTCATAGAGCCTGACCAGAGAGTTCGTTTAGCACGTGAGCTTGACGGGGAGGTCATGAGATGTGTTCGAGACCAAAATGGAAACCATGTCATCCAGAAATGCATTGAGAGTATTCACGCAGACAGAGTTGGTTTCATGTTATCTGCATTCCGTGGTCAAGTCTCCTCTCTCTCTATGCATCCTTATGGCTGCCGTGTCATACAG AGGCTTATGGAGCGTTGCTCAAATGAGCATCAGTGTCATTTCATCACAGAGGAGATACTGGAGTCAGCACGTGTCCTTTGCAAGGATCAATACGGCAATTACGTCATACAG CATGTATTGGAGAAAGGGACATCTGAAGAACGTGAGAGAATCGTGAGGAAACTATCAGGGCACATCGTGCAGCTTAGCCTGCATAAATTTGCATCAAATGTTATAGAGAAGTGTCTGGAGCATGGTGGTCGAATTGAGCGAGATCTCATCATCAAAGAGATTGCAGGGGCTGATGAGAGCTATGATAGTCTATTG ATGATGATGAAGGACCAGTACGGTAACTATGTGGTGCAGAAGATATTCGAGACGTGTAGTGTTGATCAGCGTGTGGTGTTGGTCAGCAGAGTCAGGATGCACGCTTCTGCTTTGAAGAAGTACACTTATGGGAAACATATTGTCACTCGTTTGGAACAGCCCTTTGGTCAAG AAAGCCGAGAATCAAGGCGATGA